A stretch of Microtus pennsylvanicus isolate mMicPen1 chromosome 5, mMicPen1.hap1, whole genome shotgun sequence DNA encodes these proteins:
- the Tmem9b gene encoding transmembrane protein 9B isoform X2: MPVRGPDVEAYCLRCECKYEERSSVTIKVTIIIYLSILGLLLLYMVYLTLVEPILKRRLFGHSQLLQSDDDVGDHQPFANAHDVLARSRSRANVLNKVEYAQQRWKLQVQEQRKSVFDRHVVLS; encoded by the exons ATGCCTGTGCGGGGGCCTGATGTGGAAGCATACTGTCTGCGCTGTGAATGCAAGTATGAAGAGAGAAGCTCTGTCACTATCAAG gtTACCATTATAATTTATCTCTCTATTTTGGGCCTTCTACTTCTGTACATGGTATATCTTACCTTAGTTGAGCCCATCCTGAAGAGGCGCCTCTTTGGACACTCGCAGCTCTTGCAGAGTGATGACGACGTTGGG GATCACCAGCCTTTCGCAAACGCCCATGATGTGCTGGCCCGCTCTCGCAGCAGAGCCAATGTTCTAAACAAGGTGGAGTATGCACAGCAGCGCTGGAAGCTTCAAGTTCAGGAGCAGCGAAAGTCTGTCTTTGACCGACATGTTGTCCTCAGCTAA